The following are from one region of the Actinomyces sp. oral taxon 897 genome:
- a CDS encoding TetR/AcrR family transcriptional regulator: MDTTERVAQSRRALTSAVIDLLRTSPDGRITITEVCRRANVTRPTFYQHYASLDDLVGRAVAERLREHQQAALALDADAPDADLQVSFGRFLDRIWGDRNLVRALRNTGAAPAITHHASVDVLAERILARLPGPHAAQTRLRARFAAAGITELLADWLDSEDPARVRDTYARLLRDLTAAVVSPAE; the protein is encoded by the coding sequence GTGGACACGACCGAGCGCGTCGCGCAATCCAGACGAGCCCTGACCAGTGCCGTCATCGACCTGCTGCGTACCAGCCCGGACGGGCGCATCACCATTACCGAGGTGTGTAGACGGGCCAATGTGACTAGGCCCACCTTCTACCAGCACTACGCCTCCCTGGACGACCTCGTCGGCCGGGCCGTCGCCGAACGGCTGCGGGAGCACCAGCAGGCGGCCCTCGCCCTTGACGCCGACGCCCCCGACGCCGACCTCCAGGTCTCGTTCGGCCGGTTCCTCGACCGCATCTGGGGCGACCGCAACCTCGTGCGCGCCCTGCGCAACACGGGCGCCGCCCCGGCGATCACGCACCATGCGTCCGTCGACGTGCTGGCGGAGCGGATCCTCGCCCGGCTGCCCGGACCTCATGCGGCGCAGACCCGGCTGCGCGCCCGCTTCGCCGCCGCGGGCATTACCGAGCTGCTCGCCGACTGGCTGGACTCCGAGGACCCCGCCCGGGTGCGCGACACCTACGCCCGGCTCCTGCGCGACCTCACGGCCGCGGTCGTGAGCCCGGCCGAGTAG